From Campylobacter upsaliensis, the proteins below share one genomic window:
- the tkt gene encoding transketolase yields MLKKQANTLRFLSADMIQKANSGHPGAPLGLADIMVVLSRHLNHNPKNPQWLNRDRLVFSGGHASALLYSFLHLSGYDVSLEDLKHFRQLHSKTPGHPEITTPGVEIATGPLGQGVANAVGFAMAAKKAQNLLGKDLINHQIYCLCGDGDLQEGISYEACSLAGLHRLDNLILIYDSNEISIEGDVKIAFNEDIMKRFEAQGFEVEQINGHDFEEIDAAFCRAKKSSKPYLIIAKTTIAKGALELEGSHHSHGAPLGEDLIKRAKAKLGFDENANFIIDEDVKIRFLSAVELGDLSEAKWNKTLENSGKKELLNKLLNPDFSKIEFPNFKGKDLATRDSNGEILNVLAKNLEGFLGGSADLAPSNKTELKAMGDFVEGKNIHFGIREHAMAAINNAFARYGLFLPFSATFFIFSEYLKPAARIAALMKLKHFFIFTHDSIGVGEDGPTHQPIEQLSTFRAMPNFLSFRPADGVENAKAWQVALKNECPSAFILSRQKLKALDGAIFGDVENGAYLLKEHQNPTYTLLASGSEVSLCLDVALELEKEGILCNVISMPCYELFERQDKAYKKRLLKGKVIGVEAANSKELYQFCDVLYIIESFGESGKDKAVFEHFGFSVPKLCAFVRQI; encoded by the coding sequence ATGTTAAAAAAGCAGGCGAATACTTTAAGATTTTTAAGTGCAGATATGATACAAAAGGCAAATTCAGGGCATCCGGGTGCGCCTTTGGGCTTAGCGGATATTATGGTCGTTTTAAGCAGACATTTAAATCATAATCCTAAAAATCCACAATGGCTAAATCGCGACCGCCTCGTGTTTTCAGGTGGGCACGCCTCAGCTTTGCTTTATAGTTTTTTGCATTTAAGCGGCTATGATGTAAGTTTGGAGGATTTAAAACATTTCCGCCAACTTCACTCCAAAACGCCCGGACACCCAGAAATCACAACACCAGGTGTAGAAATAGCCACAGGACCTTTAGGACAAGGCGTGGCAAATGCCGTAGGCTTTGCTATGGCAGCGAAAAAAGCACAAAATTTACTAGGTAAAGATTTGATTAATCACCAAATTTATTGTTTGTGTGGCGACGGGGATTTGCAAGAGGGTATTAGCTATGAAGCCTGTTCTTTAGCGGGACTACATAGGCTTGATAATTTAATTTTAATTTATGATAGTAATGAAATTTCCATTGAGGGTGATGTTAAAATCGCCTTTAACGAAGATATTATGAAGCGTTTTGAGGCACAAGGCTTTGAAGTAGAGCAAATTAATGGGCACGATTTTGAGGAGATTGATGCGGCGTTTTGCAGGGCGAAAAAAAGCTCTAAACCTTATCTCATCATCGCCAAAACAACCATAGCAAAAGGTGCTTTAGAACTTGAGGGAAGTCATCATAGCCACGGCGCACCTTTGGGCGAGGATTTAATCAAAAGGGCAAAAGCAAAGCTCGGCTTTGATGAAAATGCTAATTTTATCATTGATGAAGATGTGAAAATTCGCTTTTTAAGTGCGGTAGAGCTTGGTGATTTGAGCGAGGCAAAATGGAATAAAACTTTAGAAAATTCAGGCAAAAAAGAGCTTCTCAATAAGCTTTTAAATCCTGATTTTTCTAAAATAGAATTCCCAAATTTTAAAGGTAAAGACCTAGCCACAAGAGATAGTAATGGCGAAATTTTAAATGTTTTAGCTAAAAATTTGGAAGGTTTTTTAGGAGGGAGTGCAGACCTTGCGCCGTCTAATAAAACAGAACTTAAAGCAATGGGCGATTTTGTAGAGGGTAAAAATATCCATTTTGGGATAAGAGAACACGCTATGGCGGCTATTAATAACGCCTTTGCGAGATATGGACTTTTCCTACCTTTTTCGGCGACTTTTTTCATTTTTAGCGAGTATTTAAAGCCAGCAGCAAGGATAGCGGCTTTGATGAAACTTAAACATTTTTTTATTTTTACCCACGATAGTATAGGTGTGGGCGAAGATGGTCCTACGCACCAACCCATAGAGCAATTAAGCACTTTTAGAGCTATGCCAAATTTCTTAAGCTTTAGACCAGCTGATGGGGTAGAAAATGCTAAAGCGTGGCAGGTGGCTTTAAAAAATGAGTGTCCAAGTGCCTTTATCCTTTCAAGGCAGAAATTAAAAGCCTTAGATGGGGCTATTTTTGGTGATGTGGAAAATGGGGCTTATTTATTAAAAGAGCATCAAAATCCTACATACACGCTTCTAGCAAGTGGTAGCGAGGTAAGTCTTTGTTTAGATGTGGCTTTGGAGCTTGAAAAAGAGGGAATTTTGTGTAATGTCATCTCTATGCCTTGTTATGAGCTTTTTGAAAGGCAGGATAAAGCCTATAAAAAGAGACTTTTAAAGGGCAAGGTTATCGGCGTTGAAGCAGCGAATTCTAAAGAGCTTTATCAGTTTTGTGATGTGCTTTATATCATAGAAAGTTTTGGCGAAAGTGGTAAGGATAAGGCTGTATTTGAACATTTTGGCTTTAGTGTGCCAAAGCTTTGTGCCTTCGTGCGTCAAATTTAA
- a CDS encoding UDP-N-acetylmuramoyl-L-alanyl-D-glutamate--2,6-diaminopimelate ligase has translation MKIKLNETFITDNSSECEKDCFFLSCFQNAKFKDEAVKKGAKIIDVEETKKLLGIDETIKIIGITGTNGKTTTAAAIYSILLDLGFKCGLCGTRGAFINDEKIDEKSLTTSPILKTLEYLQKATLKGCEFFVMEVSSHALVQNRIEGLEFAAKIFTNLTQDHLDFHGSFENYKEAKESFFTNESLKFINKDAFHINFNVKNAYTYGIENPAFYQVKAYALENEIDALVLAKNQSFHIHSSLLGLFNLYNLLAASACVNELVKPNLADLERAISGFGGVCGRVEKIVEGVIVDFAHTPDGIEKVLDSLKNKNLIVVFGAGGDRDKSKRALMGKMVAHYAKNAIITSDNPRSEDARSIMQEILQGFEDKNTPLMIENRELAICKALELKKEDDLVIILGKGDETYQEIKGVKYPFSDKEVVLNFYKNQGK, from the coding sequence GTGAAAATAAAGCTAAATGAAACTTTTATCACGGATAATTCAAGCGAGTGTGAGAAAGATTGCTTTTTTTTAAGCTGCTTTCAAAATGCCAAATTTAAAGATGAAGCCGTAAAAAAAGGTGCCAAAATCATCGATGTGGAAGAGACTAAGAAGCTTTTAGGTATCGATGAAACAATTAAAATCATCGGCATCACAGGCACTAATGGCAAAACGACAACCGCGGCGGCGATTTATTCTATCTTGCTTGATTTAGGCTTTAAATGTGGGCTTTGTGGGACAAGAGGAGCTTTTATTAATGATGAAAAAATCGATGAAAAGTCCTTAACCACTTCGCCGATTTTAAAAACTTTAGAATATTTACAAAAAGCGACCTTAAAAGGGTGTGAATTTTTTGTGATGGAAGTAAGCTCCCACGCTTTGGTGCAAAACCGCATTGAGGGCTTAGAATTTGCAGCAAAAATCTTTACTAATTTAACGCAAGATCATTTAGACTTTCACGGCTCTTTTGAAAATTATAAAGAGGCAAAAGAGAGTTTTTTCACAAATGAAAGCTTGAAATTTATCAACAAAGACGCCTTTCATATCAATTTCAATGTCAAAAATGCCTACACTTATGGCATAGAAAATCCAGCTTTTTATCAAGTTAAAGCTTATGCTTTAGAAAATGAAATTGACGCTTTAGTTTTAGCTAAAAATCAAAGCTTTCACATACACTCATCTCTTTTGGGACTTTTTAATCTTTACAATCTTTTAGCTGCTAGTGCTTGTGTTAATGAGCTTGTAAAGCCAAATTTGGCAGATTTAGAAAGGGCTATTAGTGGTTTTGGTGGAGTTTGTGGAAGGGTGGAGAAGATTGTAGAGGGAGTGATAGTCGATTTTGCCCATACTCCAGATGGGATAGAAAAGGTGCTTGATAGTTTGAAAAATAAAAATCTCATTGTCGTTTTTGGAGCAGGAGGCGATAGAGATAAGAGCAAAAGGGCTTTAATGGGAAAAATGGTCGCTCATTATGCAAAAAATGCTATCATTACAAGTGATAATCCCAGAAGCGAGGATGCTAGAAGCATTATGCAAGAAATTTTGCAAGGCTTTGAGGATAAAAACACCCCTTTGATGATAGAAAATAGGGAACTTGCCATTTGTAAGGCTTTAGAATTAAAAAAAGAAGACGATTTAGTCATCATACTTGGCAAAGGCGATGAGACTTATCAGGAAATTAAGGGCGTAAAATATCCTTTTAGCGACAAAGAAGTCGTGTTAAATTTTTATAAAAATCAAGGAAAATAA
- a CDS encoding YbaB/EbfC family nucleoid-associated protein: MFENLDFSKMGELLNKVQEKAKAMELELDKKEFSAKSGAGLVKVSANGKGEIIDVSIDDSLLEDKESLQILLIAAINDVLAMVAQNKNSIASDMLGGLGGLKI; encoded by the coding sequence ATGTTTGAAAATTTAGACTTTTCTAAAATGGGTGAGCTTTTAAACAAGGTGCAAGAAAAGGCTAAGGCTATGGAGCTTGAGCTAGACAAAAAAGAGTTTAGTGCTAAAAGCGGTGCGGGACTTGTGAAAGTAAGTGCAAATGGCAAGGGAGAGATTATTGATGTTAGTATTGATGATTCTTTGCTTGAGGATAAAGAATCTTTGCAAATTTTACTCATAGCGGCAATTAATGATGTTTTGGCTATGGTCGCACAAAATAAAAATAGCATAGCAAGTGATATGCTTGGAGGTTTAGGAGGGCTTAAGATATGA
- a CDS encoding PDZ domain-containing protein, producing MRILLTFFVLFSFMWAIERPRFEDFAAGYERNKASMLNYEGMQAFVLSENLLAVLKTPNAKLNQYVKYDPFLNLYLVRTPFSLIPTPMADEEKLTRNDWVGIWDPNKPYIGHIKYLAQNIDEKDQLDFQSKVGLLGEPCCNMLGIALNNGSFIGNRYLKHFMKYNDVYWGDIGVDFVVRENKIYVGNVRKNAQFLVNDELISIDGANVRDVRKVNERILFADRGSTIYFGVKRDNQDLNISSIVFEKDISHFNLPSNKPKPAPTSFRSNLGLSVNSALIVTKVDTNSKASRAGFMVGDKILRVNNEMIKNFKQLQDILAKGNDFNILLERLEKKLPLHRFDNNLDLSQKSDGKFQFFIRLVK from the coding sequence ATGAGAATTTTATTGACTTTTTTTGTTTTATTTTCTTTTATGTGGGCGATTGAAAGACCGAGATTTGAGGACTTTGCCGCAGGGTATGAGAGAAATAAGGCAAGTATGTTAAATTATGAAGGTATGCAAGCCTTTGTTTTAAGCGAAAATTTATTAGCCGTTTTAAAAACGCCTAACGCAAAGCTAAATCAATATGTCAAATATGATCCTTTTTTAAATTTATATCTTGTAAGAACGCCCTTTTCTCTTATCCCAACGCCTATGGCAGATGAAGAAAAGCTTACTAGAAACGACTGGGTGGGTATTTGGGATCCAAATAAGCCTTATATAGGACACATTAAGTATTTAGCACAAAATATTGACGAAAAAGACCAGCTTGACTTTCAAAGTAAGGTAGGACTTTTAGGTGAGCCTTGTTGCAATATGCTAGGCATAGCTCTAAATAACGGCTCTTTCATAGGTAATCGCTATCTTAAGCATTTTATGAAATATAATGATGTGTATTGGGGTGATATAGGAGTCGATTTTGTCGTAAGAGAAAATAAAATTTATGTAGGAAATGTCCGTAAAAATGCACAATTTTTAGTCAATGATGAGCTTATTAGCATTGATGGAGCTAATGTGCGTGATGTAAGAAAGGTCAATGAGAGAATACTTTTTGCCGATAGAGGAAGCACGATTTATTTTGGTGTTAAAAGAGATAATCAGGATTTAAATATCTCTAGCATAGTGTTTGAAAAGGACATTAGCCATTTTAATTTGCCAAGCAATAAGCCAAAACCTGCTCCAACAAGTTTTAGAAGTAATCTTGGCTTAAGTGTCAATTCTGCTCTTATCGTAACTAAAGTCGATACCAACTCAAAAGCAAGTAGGGCTGGCTTTATGGTAGGAGATAAAATTTTACGCGTTAATAATGAAATGATTAAAAATTTCAAGCAACTTCAAGACATTTTAGCTAAGGGTAATGATTTTAACATACTCCTAGAAAGACTAGAGAAAAAACTTCCTTTGCATCGTTTTGATAATAATCTTGACTTATCCCAAAAAAGTGATGGAAAATTTCAATTTTTCATAAGGCTTGTGAAGTGA
- a CDS encoding ABC transporter ATP-binding protein, translated as MVICAKNIITKFGSKCIHNGVSFEVKENEIFGILGGSGSGKSVLLKQMLLLEHFDSGEYEILGFKLKNISEENAQILRSKWGVVFQFAALFSFFSVFENIAIPLKEYTNLNDEAIKELVMMKLKMVGLNENVLKQYPSELSGGMQKRVAIARALALDSRLLFLDEPTSGLDPYSSREFDDLVLKLKQSLDLNIILVTHDKESMKNILDRFIILEDKKVAFCGTFSELKVQNERLFKRFME; from the coding sequence ATGGTTATTTGTGCGAAAAATATCATTACAAAATTCGGCTCTAAATGTATCCATAATGGCGTCAGTTTTGAGGTGAAAGAAAACGAAATTTTTGGCATTTTAGGAGGAAGTGGCAGTGGTAAGTCTGTGCTTTTAAAACAAATGCTTTTATTAGAGCATTTTGATAGTGGAGAGTATGAAATTTTAGGCTTTAAACTTAAAAACATCAGCGAAGAAAACGCACAAATTTTACGCTCAAAATGGGGCGTGGTATTTCAATTTGCGGCTTTGTTTAGCTTTTTTTCTGTTTTTGAAAATATCGCCATACCTCTTAAAGAATATACAAATTTAAACGATGAAGCTATTAAAGAACTTGTGATGATGAAGCTTAAAATGGTCGGCTTAAATGAAAATGTTTTAAAGCAGTATCCAAGTGAGTTAAGTGGAGGTATGCAAAAAAGAGTAGCGATAGCTAGGGCGTTAGCACTTGATAGCCGTTTGCTTTTTTTGGACGAGCCGACTTCTGGACTTGATCCTTATAGTTCGCGTGAATTTGATGATTTGGTTTTAAAACTTAAGCAAAGTCTTGATTTAAATATCATTTTAGTTACGCACGATAAAGAAAGTATGAAAAATATTTTAGATCGTTTTATCATCTTAGAAGATAAAAAGGTCGCTTTTTGTGGCACTTTTAGCGAATTAAAAGTGCAAAATGAAAGACTTTTTAAAAGATTTATGGAGTAA
- a CDS encoding MlaD family protein, whose product MENKASYFWVGIFIFGVFFASLIFMLWLGGYSEEESFEYYEIHTQESVAGLGLKAPVRLLGVEVGSVENISIYTKQNLGVNILIKVKKETPIKEDTFATLQLQGITGLKFIQLQGGSVNSKKLTSDGGYPVIAFRESFLATIDRQGERIFSLIKTADDKSKKLLSDENLQNIAMLLKNLAQLSENLNANSKALSKNLNEASKNVALMAKEVELSAKNLRQTLQNVDESSRAFTLLMQKGTRKIDSYDELRDALLEDLELLKIWLLESNKAIKNLQRSPSDLIFKETQPKLGPGER is encoded by the coding sequence GTGGAAAATAAGGCAAGTTATTTTTGGGTTGGAATTTTTATTTTTGGAGTGTTTTTTGCAAGCCTCATTTTTATGCTATGGCTTGGAGGGTATTCAGAAGAAGAAAGTTTTGAATACTATGAAATTCACACGCAAGAATCAGTCGCTGGACTTGGACTTAAAGCCCCCGTAAGACTTCTTGGCGTGGAAGTTGGAAGTGTGGAAAATATCAGCATTTATACGAAACAAAACTTAGGAGTTAATATCCTCATCAAGGTCAAAAAAGAAACGCCTATTAAAGAGGACACTTTTGCGACTTTACAGCTTCAAGGTATTACCGGGCTTAAATTTATACAGCTTCAAGGAGGAAGTGTGAATTCCAAAAAGCTAACTAGCGATGGTGGCTACCCTGTGATAGCCTTTAGGGAAAGCTTTTTAGCGACCATTGACAGACAGGGAGAGAGGATTTTTTCTCTCATTAAAACAGCGGACGATAAAAGCAAAAAGCTTTTAAGCGATGAAAATTTACAAAACATTGCAATGTTGCTGAAAAATTTAGCCCAGCTTAGTGAAAATTTAAATGCAAATTCTAAGGCTTTAAGTAAAAATTTAAACGAAGCTAGTAAAAATGTCGCTTTGATGGCTAAAGAAGTAGAGCTGAGTGCGAAAAATTTACGCCAAACTTTACAAAATGTCGATGAAAGTAGCAGGGCTTTCACGCTTTTAATGCAAAAAGGCACTAGGAAAATAGATAGCTACGATGAGCTTCGCGATGCCCTTTTGGAGGACTTAGAGCTTCTTAAAATTTGGCTTTTAGAGAGTAATAAAGCCATTAAGAATTTGCAAAGAAGTCCGTCTGATTTAATCTTTAAAGAAACTCAACCCAAACTAGGACCAGGAGAGAGATGA
- a CDS encoding NifU family protein — protein sequence MMPFSDEELINPVKKSLEKSLPILERDGGGLEFLGVKNGVVYVHLIGACKGCASSGITLKYSLERQLKMDIHPEISIINLEGGEQEFAKL from the coding sequence ATGATGCCTTTTAGCGATGAAGAATTAATAAATCCTGTAAAAAAAAGCTTAGAAAAATCTTTGCCCATTTTGGAGCGTGATGGAGGGGGACTTGAATTTTTAGGTGTAAAAAATGGCGTAGTTTATGTGCATTTAATCGGTGCTTGTAAGGGCTGTGCCTCAAGTGGCATTACGCTTAAATATTCTCTTGAAAGACAGCTTAAAATGGACATTCACCCTGAAATTAGCATTATAAATCTAGAAGGTGGGGAGCAAGAATTTGCAAAATTATAG
- a CDS encoding ABC transporter permease, with product MKTLFQIQNQTLFVLGIWDKNSIADFKITDFIKNFQTQCILDFHHLEFIDMAGVRFFLALEYELQKRSIVSQRVHLSEKFNALFELCEKNYQRILKEPKKHFDAAELFVNLGVLSLNLLGILKQFICFVGEFFTAFFQCFKKPKTFRFVAFLYHIENSALKALPIVILTALLVGVVLAYQAAFQLAQFGANIFIVDLVGISATRELAPLIAAIVIAGRSASSYTAQIGVMKITDEIAAMNTMGFSTFHFIIIPRVLALVVAMPLIVAVSDFVSIFGGMMVAHLNLDINFIEFLRRFKEAVDLKHVIIGLIKAPIFGFLIGLIACFRGLEVKHTTQSIGIYTTKSVVNAIFWVIAFDALFSVILTQMGI from the coding sequence ATGAAAACGCTATTTCAAATTCAAAATCAAACGCTTTTTGTTTTAGGAATTTGGGATAAAAATAGCATTGCAGATTTTAAAATTACTGATTTTATTAAAAATTTTCAAACGCAGTGTATTTTAGACTTTCATCATTTAGAATTTATTGATATGGCTGGAGTGAGATTTTTCCTAGCTTTAGAATATGAATTGCAAAAAAGAAGCATTGTGAGTCAAAGAGTGCATTTAAGCGAGAAATTTAACGCCTTATTTGAGCTTTGTGAGAAGAATTATCAAAGAATTTTAAAAGAGCCAAAAAAGCATTTTGATGCAGCGGAATTATTCGTCAATCTAGGCGTTTTAAGTCTTAATCTGCTTGGGATTTTAAAACAATTTATTTGTTTTGTTGGCGAATTTTTTACCGCGTTTTTTCAGTGTTTTAAAAAGCCTAAAACCTTTCGTTTTGTCGCTTTTTTGTATCATATAGAAAATTCAGCTCTTAAAGCCCTACCCATAGTGATTTTGACGGCTTTATTAGTGGGCGTTGTTTTAGCTTATCAAGCAGCGTTTCAATTGGCACAATTTGGTGCAAATATTTTCATAGTCGATTTAGTAGGAATTTCAGCCACAAGAGAGCTAGCACCTCTAATAGCGGCTATTGTGATAGCGGGACGCAGTGCGAGTTCATACACCGCACAAATTGGGGTGATGAAGATTACCGATGAAATTGCCGCGATGAATACTATGGGTTTTTCAACCTTTCATTTCATCATTATCCCACGCGTTTTAGCTTTAGTCGTGGCTATGCCCTTAATCGTTGCGGTGAGTGATTTTGTCAGTATTTTTGGAGGTATGATGGTCGCTCATCTTAATTTGGATATTAATTTTATCGAATTTTTACGCCGTTTTAAGGAGGCTGTGGATCTTAAGCATGTTATTATAGGCTTGATAAAAGCACCTATTTTTGGTTTTTTAATAGGACTAATAGCTTGTTTTAGGGGTCTTGAAGTCAAACACACAACGCAAAGTATAGGAATTTACACAACTAAAAGCGTGGTTAATGCGATTTTTTGGGTGATAGCCTTTGATGCTTTGTTTTCTGTCATTTTAACGCAAATGGGCATATGA
- a CDS encoding sugar transferase, protein MITNPNSAIQRIKNHLSYKLGQELIKYNTGGGGGYNILTL, encoded by the coding sequence ATGATCACCAATCCAAACTCAGCCATACAAAGAATCAAAAATCATCTTTCTTATAAACTTGGTCAAGAATTAATCAAATATAACACGGGGGGGGGGGGGGGGTATAATATCCTTACTCTTTAA
- a CDS encoding polyprenyl synthetase family protein codes for MNLREEFHKHLMRNLPQIPSFHPFFNEALAVMLKAGGKYFRAQLLLNVVYFYKKERFKEALDAALALEFIHTYSLIHDDLPAMDNADFRRSTPTLHKSYDETTAILVGDALNTEAFLLLSRLNLSATISLKLVETLAFNAGLNGMIIGQAIDCYFEDQKLNLKELEFLHTHKTAKLIAASLKMGCQICELDETITKQLYELGLKLGLIFQINDDIIDATLSEKESGKPTNADTHKNSFVNLLGLKEAKECKDKLLKECQFEGLNANFIASLKDLIKEYL; via the coding sequence GTGAATTTGAGGGAGGAATTTCACAAGCACTTAATGCGAAATCTACCTCAAATTCCAAGTTTCCACCCATTTTTTAACGAAGCCTTAGCAGTGATGTTAAAAGCTGGGGGGAAGTATTTTCGCGCTCAACTTCTTTTAAATGTGGTTTATTTTTACAAAAAAGAGCGTTTTAAAGAAGCGCTGGATGCGGCTTTAGCTTTAGAATTTATCCATACTTATTCGCTTATACACGATGATTTGCCCGCTATGGATAATGCCGATTTTAGACGCTCTACACCCACCCTACATAAAAGCTACGATGAAACAACGGCGATTTTAGTTGGCGATGCTTTAAATACGGAAGCATTTTTGCTTTTAAGTCGCTTAAATTTGTCCGCCACAATCTCTCTTAAACTCGTAGAAACTCTTGCTTTTAATGCGGGGCTTAATGGTATGATTATAGGACAGGCGATTGATTGTTATTTTGAAGATCAAAAGCTCAACTTAAAAGAATTAGAATTTTTACACACACACAAAACCGCCAAACTCATCGCGGCAAGTTTAAAAATGGGCTGTCAAATTTGCGAACTTGACGAAACAATAACTAAGCAACTTTACGAACTGGGCTTAAAACTTGGCTTAATTTTTCAAATCAATGATGATATTATCGATGCGACTTTGAGCGAAAAAGAAAGCGGAAAACCGACAAATGCCGATACACATAAAAATTCTTTTGTGAATTTATTAGGACTTAAAGAGGCTAAGGAGTGCAAAGATAAACTTTTAAAAGAGTGTCAATTTGAGGGTTTAAATGCTAATTTTATCGCAAGTTTAAAAGACTTAATTAAAGAATATTTATAA
- a CDS encoding ABC-type transport auxiliary lipoprotein family protein, whose product MMRIFTFFLLFFLSGCAKISVDKEQSLILKSYGYEKSLTHSQKTLQILKPKVPLYLNSKEIIYVKKGLSGTYAYHFWADLPSNFYRFVLLDKLEKSGIFNAVVEKANLTPVDLALKSRLESFEQIITSEGNFAKISLSVTLFDIKEQKILENEFFEVLVVLEDLQMNTLVVGFERGLNELCDKIIAWLTKFS is encoded by the coding sequence ATGATGCGAATTTTTACATTTTTTTTGCTATTTTTTTTAAGCGGGTGTGCTAAAATTTCTGTGGATAAAGAGCAAAGTTTGATTTTAAAGAGCTATGGCTACGAAAAAAGTCTCACACACTCGCAAAAAACGCTTCAAATTTTAAAGCCTAAAGTTCCACTATATCTAAATTCCAAAGAAATTATTTATGTAAAAAAGGGCTTAAGTGGGACTTATGCTTATCATTTTTGGGCGGATTTACCGAGTAATTTTTACCGCTTTGTGCTTTTGGATAAATTGGAAAAAAGTGGTATTTTTAATGCCGTTGTAGAAAAAGCAAATTTAACGCCTGTCGATTTAGCTCTAAAAAGTCGCTTAGAATCTTTTGAGCAAATCATCACAAGTGAGGGAAATTTCGCAAAAATAAGCCTTAGCGTAACGCTTTTTGACATCAAAGAACAAAAAATTCTTGAAAATGAATTTTTTGAAGTGCTTGTCGTGCTTGAAGATTTGCAAATGAATACTTTAGTTGTAGGTTTTGAGAGAGGTTTAAACGAACTCTGCGATAAGATTATTGCGTGGCTTACGAAATTTAGCTAA
- a CDS encoding flagellar FLiS export co-chaperone, whose translation MKSELDILKQHLGEVDGVSEFKAKQLCSQISDANDFIGALQVLDLSLKKIQNNITQRLQKDTDEVQKRTLDAASSQLVNSCSFMGTALFDNIFNVYVGQKLFEFEISNPLLVLDKGGYEGVLAYIEDKREEIKVNLSELSGAILMGANLNTTSMFDTAQDFKKLFK comes from the coding sequence ATGAAAAGTGAATTAGACATTTTAAAACAGCATTTAGGCGAAGTCGATGGGGTGAGCGAATTTAAGGCTAAACAGCTTTGCTCACAAATTAGCGATGCAAACGATTTTATAGGCGCTTTGCAAGTTTTAGATCTAAGTCTTAAGAAAATTCAAAATAATATCACTCAAAGACTTCAAAAGGATACAGACGAAGTGCAAAAACGCACTTTAGACGCAGCTTCATCGCAGCTTGTGAATAGCTGCTCTTTTATGGGGACGGCACTTTTTGATAATATTTTTAATGTGTATGTGGGACAAAAGCTTTTTGAATTTGAAATTTCAAACCCTCTTTTAGTGCTTGATAAGGGCGGATATGAGGGAGTTTTAGCTTACATCGAAGATAAGAGAGAGGAAATTAAAGTAAATTTAAGTGAGCTTAGTGGGGCGATTTTAATGGGAGCTAATCTTAATACCACTTCAATGTTTGACACCGCTCAAGACTTTAAAAAACTCTTCAAGTAA